In a genomic window of Hyphomonas sp.:
- a CDS encoding PA0069 family radical SAM protein, with protein MRTGQKLPPTGRVTLVETRKAGERFEQRGRGAISNQSGRYEAETRQAFDDGWGTIEDDAGRLETVLMKDSARKIITFNKSPDISFDRTVNPYRGCEHGCIYCFARPSHAWGGLSAGLDFESKLFYKDNAVELLKRELAKPGYVPRVIALGMNTDAYQPVEREQRLTRSLLEVLAAHRHPVSLLTKSALILRDLDLIAPLAEAGLARVGISITTLDRSLARKMEPRAATPTRRLETIRALSEAGIEVTVMTAPIIPGLNDHEIEHLLEAAADHGATRAGYVLLRLPYDIKDLFHEWLVQHVPDRAARVINLIREMRGGRDYDANWHERMRGGGPVADLISKRFGRAAARLDMNAPRGPLRTDLFRVAEDKGGQFRLDV; from the coding sequence ATGAGAACCGGACAGAAACTACCCCCTACAGGCCGGGTCACCCTGGTCGAAACCCGCAAGGCCGGAGAACGCTTCGAACAGCGCGGCCGCGGCGCGATCTCCAATCAGAGCGGCCGCTACGAGGCCGAAACCCGCCAGGCCTTCGATGATGGCTGGGGCACGATCGAGGATGATGCCGGACGTCTGGAAACCGTCCTGATGAAGGATTCCGCCCGCAAGATCATCACCTTCAACAAATCGCCTGACATCTCGTTTGACCGCACGGTCAACCCGTATCGGGGCTGCGAGCATGGCTGCATCTATTGCTTCGCCCGTCCGAGCCATGCCTGGGGCGGACTTTCGGCGGGGCTCGATTTCGAAAGCAAGCTTTTCTACAAGGACAATGCCGTCGAACTGTTGAAGCGCGAGCTGGCAAAGCCCGGCTATGTGCCCCGGGTGATCGCGCTGGGCATGAACACCGATGCCTATCAACCGGTCGAGCGCGAGCAGCGCCTGACCCGCAGCCTGCTGGAAGTGCTGGCGGCGCATCGTCACCCGGTCAGCCTGCTGACCAAGTCTGCCCTGATCCTGCGCGACCTCGACCTGATCGCGCCGCTGGCCGAGGCCGGCCTTGCCCGGGTCGGCATCTCGATCACCACGCTCGACCGGTCGCTGGCCCGCAAGATGGAGCCGCGCGCGGCAACGCCGACCCGCCGGCTGGAAACCATTCGCGCCCTCAGCGAGGCCGGCATCGAAGTCACCGTGATGACGGCGCCGATCATTCCGGGCCTCAATGATCATGAGATCGAACACTTGCTGGAAGCCGCAGCCGATCATGGCGCCACGCGCGCCGGCTATGTGCTGTTGCGCCTGCCCTATGACATCAAGGACCTGTTCCATGAATGGCTGGTCCAGCACGTGCCGGACCGGGCCGCCCGCGTCATCAATCTCATCCGCGAGATGCGGGGCGGCCGGGACTATGATGCCAACTGGCATGAGCGCATGCGCGGTGGCGGGCCGGTGGCCGACCTGATCTCGAAACGTTTCGGGCGCGCTGCCGCCCGTCTGGACATGAACGCCCCACGCGGCCCGCTGCGGACCGACCTGTTCCGCGTGGCCGAGGACAAGGGCGGCCAGTTCCGGCTCGACGTCTAG
- a CDS encoding DUF2064 domain-containing protein — protein sequence MSRPRLLIYAKPPRMGLAKTRLAAGAGRTEARRIAHFTLARTLRAVRASGLDAALYLAPDRALGETLGGLLPAHLPRFSQGPGTLTHRLARGLADSPAGPILFIGTDAPDLTAGHLIRAARRLQRHDAVFGPASDGGFWLFGVNKRPGLPAIFEDIRWSGPHAMADLRANLPGKFRVSLLETLQDVDEISDWKSWNRDKNR from the coding sequence ATGTCACGACCGCGCCTTCTGATCTATGCCAAGCCGCCCCGCATGGGGCTGGCCAAGACCCGGCTTGCCGCCGGAGCGGGACGCACAGAAGCCCGCCGCATTGCCCATTTCACGCTGGCGCGAACGTTGCGCGCCGTCCGGGCGAGCGGACTCGATGCCGCGCTGTATCTGGCGCCGGACCGCGCCCTGGGAGAGACGCTGGGCGGCCTGTTGCCCGCGCACCTGCCCCGGTTCAGCCAGGGCCCCGGCACGCTGACCCACCGGCTGGCCAGGGGCCTGGCCGACTCTCCGGCCGGCCCGATCCTGTTCATCGGCACTGACGCACCGGACCTGACCGCCGGGCACCTGATCCGCGCCGCACGCCGGCTGCAGCGGCATGATGCCGTGTTCGGCCCGGCCAGCGATGGCGGCTTCTGGCTGTTCGGCGTGAACAAGCGCCCGGGCCTGCCGGCAATCTTTGAAGATATACGCTGGTCCGGGCCGCATGCCATGGCGGACCTGCGTGCAAACCTTCCGGGCAAATTCCGGGTTTCACTGCTTGAAACGCTGCAGGATGTGGATGAAATCTCCGATTGGAAATCGTGGAACCGGGACAAGAACCGTTAA
- a CDS encoding electron transfer flavoprotein-ubiquinone oxidoreductase, with the protein MADDAIQRESMEYDLVIVGGGPAGLSAAIRAKQLAQEAGEDIEVVVIEKGGEIGAHILSGVVMDPIGLDKLIPGWRERDDRPLKTEVTGDKFKFLGPNGEADISWLPMPGFMKNHGNFTGSLANVTRWLGQEAENLGVEIFPGFAASDLVMGENGEVKGIVAGVMGIAADGSHKPDYEPGMELLGKYVLFAEGARGSLTKQLIAKYNLDEGRDPQKFGIGLKELWSIPEEQFNEGYVQHTMGWPLDNKTGGGSFLYHFRDNGEPFVSVGFVVHLNYENPYISPYQEFQRFKHHPSVLPHLQGGKRVAYGARAITEGGFQSVPKLAFPGGALIGCGAGFVNVPRIKGSHNAILTGMMGAEAAYAAIKDGRQGDVLADYEEAYKSSSVYKELKQVRNVKPLWSKLGTAIGIPLGGLEMWISSLFGGFSFFGTLSHGKTDAAALKPAKKFKPIEYPKPDGVISFDKLTNVSFTNTYHGEDQPVHLVVKDMALQKASEHDVYAGPSARYCPAGVYEWIEEGGELKFQINSQNCIHCKTCDIKDPNLNINWTVPEGGGGPAYPNM; encoded by the coding sequence ATGGCTGATGACGCTATCCAGCGCGAGTCGATGGAATATGACCTGGTCATCGTCGGCGGCGGCCCTGCGGGTCTGTCCGCGGCAATCCGGGCAAAACAGCTGGCACAGGAAGCTGGCGAAGACATTGAAGTTGTCGTGATCGAGAAGGGCGGCGAGATCGGCGCCCACATCCTGTCCGGCGTGGTCATGGACCCGATCGGCCTCGACAAGCTGATCCCCGGCTGGCGCGAGCGCGATGACCGTCCGCTGAAAACCGAAGTGACCGGCGACAAGTTCAAATTCCTCGGGCCGAACGGCGAAGCCGACATTTCCTGGCTGCCCATGCCGGGCTTCATGAAGAACCATGGAAATTTCACCGGCTCGCTGGCCAATGTCACCCGCTGGCTGGGTCAGGAAGCCGAGAATCTCGGCGTCGAGATCTTCCCGGGCTTTGCCGCGTCAGACCTCGTCATGGGCGAGAATGGCGAAGTGAAAGGCATCGTGGCCGGCGTCATGGGAATCGCCGCCGATGGCTCGCACAAGCCGGATTACGAGCCGGGCATGGAATTGCTCGGCAAATACGTCCTGTTCGCCGAAGGTGCGCGCGGCTCGCTGACCAAGCAGCTAATCGCCAAGTACAATCTGGATGAGGGCCGCGACCCGCAGAAATTCGGCATCGGCCTGAAAGAGCTGTGGTCCATTCCGGAAGAGCAGTTCAACGAGGGCTATGTCCAGCACACAATGGGCTGGCCGCTCGACAACAAGACCGGCGGCGGCAGCTTCCTCTATCACTTCCGCGACAATGGCGAGCCCTTCGTCTCGGTCGGCTTCGTGGTTCACCTGAACTATGAGAATCCGTACATCTCGCCGTATCAGGAATTCCAGCGCTTCAAGCACCATCCTTCCGTGCTGCCGCATCTTCAGGGCGGCAAGCGCGTCGCCTATGGCGCGCGAGCGATCACCGAGGGCGGCTTCCAGTCCGTGCCGAAACTGGCCTTCCCGGGCGGCGCTCTGATCGGCTGCGGCGCAGGCTTCGTCAACGTGCCGCGCATCAAGGGCAGCCACAATGCCATCCTCACCGGCATGATGGGCGCCGAAGCCGCCTATGCTGCCATCAAGGATGGCCGTCAGGGCGATGTGCTGGCGGATTATGAAGAGGCCTACAAGTCGTCTTCCGTCTACAAGGAGCTGAAGCAGGTGCGGAACGTGAAGCCGCTCTGGTCCAAACTCGGCACGGCGATCGGCATCCCGCTCGGCGGTCTCGAAATGTGGATTTCCAGCCTGTTCGGCGGTTTCTCCTTCTTCGGCACGCTCAGCCACGGCAAGACCGATGCGGCGGCGCTGAAGCCGGCCAAGAAGTTCAAGCCGATCGAGTATCCAAAGCCCGACGGCGTGATCAGCTTCGACAAGCTGACCAATGTCTCCTTCACCAACACCTATCATGGCGAAGACCAGCCCGTTCACCTTGTCGTGAAGGACATGGCGCTTCAGAAGGCGTCCGAGCATGACGTCTATGCCGGTCCGTCGGCGCGTTACTGCCCGGCGGGGGTGTATGAGTGGATCGAGGAAGGCGGCGAGCTGAAATTCCAGATCAACTCGCAGAACTGCATTCACTGCAAGACATGCGACATCAAGGATCCGAACCTCAACATCAACTGGACTGTGCCGGAAGGCGGCGGCGGTCCGGCCTATCCGAACATGTAA
- a CDS encoding hemerythrin domain-containing protein produces MPSIYETLQKDHDKHRELLAQLAETSGDSTRRRELWKEFYYDVGGHAAAEEETFYSPLMEKEDGQPKGRHSVAEHKELDDIIQELDEMDMSSPGWMTRFKTLRHDYEHHIDEEEEDIFPVAKKVIGKDEDGAISQSFLKRKERERKIVDEKAEAALEE; encoded by the coding sequence ATGCCGTCGATTTACGAAACCCTGCAGAAAGACCATGACAAGCACCGCGAGCTGCTCGCCCAACTGGCTGAGACGAGCGGTGATTCAACCCGCCGCCGCGAACTCTGGAAGGAATTCTACTATGATGTCGGGGGCCACGCCGCCGCTGAGGAAGAAACCTTCTACAGCCCGCTGATGGAGAAGGAAGACGGCCAGCCCAAGGGGCGCCATTCAGTTGCCGAGCACAAGGAACTCGACGACATCATCCAGGAACTGGACGAGATGGACATGAGCTCCCCCGGCTGGATGACCCGCTTCAAGACGCTGCGCCATGACTATGAGCATCACATCGACGAGGAAGAAGAAGACATCTTCCCGGTGGCGAAGAAGGTCATCGGCAAGGATGAAGACGGCGCGATCAGCCAGTCCTTCCTGAAGCGCAAGGAACGCGAACGCAAGATCGTCGATGAAAAGGCCGAAGCCGCGCTGGAGGAATAA
- a CDS encoding uracil-DNA glycosylase: MPAPASIDAISALTEWWGDMGVEVDDATVQAYLKVAERTGPAAESAPAQPARRPRRKKVDWVEEARKIAASCQTLDALKAAIEAFEGSPLKGAAENTVVCDGTPGASLMVIGEGPGAEEDRRGLPFVGKAGQLLDRMLAAIQRDRTENAFITNVNYWRPPGNRNPEAEELAVCRPFVDRMIELSQPKVIVAAGGVPAKSLLASSDGIMRLRGTEHVFKTAGGFTAPLIPILHPAYLLRRPQDKSRAWRDLLLVEQRLGELGG, translated from the coding sequence ATGCCCGCCCCTGCGTCAATTGATGCCATTTCTGCCCTCACCGAATGGTGGGGCGACATGGGCGTGGAGGTCGATGATGCGACGGTGCAGGCCTATCTGAAGGTTGCCGAGCGCACTGGCCCTGCCGCCGAATCGGCTCCGGCCCAGCCGGCCCGGCGCCCGCGCCGCAAGAAGGTGGACTGGGTCGAGGAGGCCCGGAAGATCGCAGCATCCTGCCAGACGCTGGATGCGCTGAAGGCGGCCATCGAGGCGTTTGAAGGCAGCCCGCTGAAGGGCGCTGCGGAAAACACGGTTGTGTGTGATGGCACACCAGGCGCGAGCCTGATGGTGATCGGCGAAGGGCCCGGCGCGGAAGAGGACCGGCGCGGCCTGCCCTTTGTCGGCAAGGCCGGTCAGTTGCTGGACCGGATGCTGGCCGCCATCCAGAGGGACCGGACCGAGAATGCCTTCATCACGAATGTGAACTATTGGCGCCCGCCCGGAAACCGCAATCCGGAAGCCGAGGAGCTGGCCGTGTGCCGTCCCTTCGTGGACCGGATGATCGAGCTGAGCCAGCCGAAAGTGATCGTCGCGGCCGGCGGTGTTCCGGCGAAATCCCTGCTGGCAAGCTCCGACGGCATCATGCGCCTGCGCGGCACCGAGCACGTCTTCAAAACGGCGGGCGGGTTCACCGCGCCGCTGATCCCGATCCTGCACCCGGCCTATCTTTTGCGCCGCCCACAAGACAAGTCCCGCGCATGGCGGGACCTGTTGCTGGTCGAACAGCGGCTCGGGGAACTGGGCGGATAG
- a CDS encoding DNA methyltransferase — protein sequence MDLQKNVIMQGDCIDILSRLPDRSVDLVFADPPYNLQLGGGLTRPDQSVVDGVDDDWDKFDSFDAYDLFTHQWLEECRRVLKDDGAIWVIGSYHNIFRVGAILQDQGFWIQNDVIWLKSNPMPNFKGTRFQNAHETLIWAGKSEASKCTFNYDALKVFNDDKQMRSDWMIPLCTGGERLKDDDGKKAHPTQKPESLLQRVLLATTHPGDTVLDPFSGTGTTAAAAKRLGRNYVGIERDETYVRLSRARLKAIEPIEGAVLETEKSKKSLPRVPFGALLESGWLKPGDRLFSPQRRYQARIRVDGSLTTGSVSGSIHRLGAHVQQAPACNGWTYWHYEDPKRNLAPIDLLRRRYREEMGLN from the coding sequence ATGGACCTACAGAAAAACGTGATCATGCAGGGCGATTGCATCGACATCCTGTCCCGCCTGCCGGATCGGTCGGTGGATCTCGTCTTTGCCGACCCGCCCTACAATTTGCAGCTGGGCGGCGGCCTGACCCGTCCGGACCAGTCCGTGGTCGATGGCGTCGATGATGACTGGGACAAGTTCGACAGTTTCGACGCCTATGACCTGTTCACGCACCAATGGCTGGAGGAATGCCGTCGCGTGCTGAAGGATGATGGCGCGATCTGGGTGATCGGCTCCTATCACAACATCTTCCGCGTCGGCGCGATCCTGCAGGATCAGGGTTTCTGGATCCAGAATGACGTCATCTGGCTGAAATCGAATCCGATGCCGAACTTCAAGGGTACCCGCTTCCAGAACGCCCACGAGACGCTGATCTGGGCCGGCAAGTCCGAAGCCTCGAAATGCACCTTCAATTATGACGCGCTGAAAGTCTTCAATGACGACAAGCAGATGCGCTCCGACTGGATGATCCCGCTGTGCACCGGCGGCGAGCGCCTGAAGGATGATGACGGCAAGAAGGCGCATCCGACCCAGAAGCCGGAAAGCCTGTTGCAGCGCGTGCTGCTCGCCACGACGCATCCGGGCGACACGGTGCTCGATCCGTTCTCCGGCACGGGCACCACGGCGGCTGCCGCCAAGCGCCTCGGCCGCAACTATGTCGGCATCGAGCGGGACGAGACCTATGTCCGCCTGTCGCGCGCGCGCCTCAAGGCCATCGAGCCGATCGAGGGCGCCGTGCTGGAAACCGAGAAGAGCAAGAAATCGCTGCCGCGCGTGCCGTTCGGCGCCCTGCTGGAAAGCGGCTGGCTGAAGCCCGGCGACCGCCTGTTCAGTCCGCAGCGCCGGTACCAGGCCCGCATCCGCGTCGACGGCTCCCTGACCACCGGCAGCGTCTCCGGCTCGATCCACCGTCTCGGTGCACATGTGCAGCAGGCCCCGGCCTGCAATGGCTGGACCTATTGGCACTATGAGGACCCGAAGCGGAACCTCGCGCCGATCGATCTGCTGCGCCGCCGCTATCGCGAGGAAATGGGGCTGAACTAG
- a CDS encoding BLUF domain-containing protein, with amino-acid sequence MHRLIYVSTASDGLVPEDIDAIVASSIRNNETRNITGVLIYNGLNFLQVLEGPRANVENIYSRIMMDTRHVSVTTVLSEPAELRMFSSWHMAGRKTPELAGDPAYDRFSGTRDVMDRQMPTTVRKVLENFTALKGL; translated from the coding sequence ATGCACAGACTGATCTATGTCAGCACCGCTTCTGACGGGCTGGTTCCCGAGGATATTGACGCGATCGTCGCCAGTTCGATCCGCAATAACGAGACCCGGAACATCACCGGCGTCCTCATCTATAACGGGCTGAACTTCCTTCAGGTGCTGGAAGGCCCGCGGGCCAATGTCGAGAACATCTACAGCCGCATCATGATGGACACACGCCATGTCTCGGTCACCACGGTCCTGTCCGAACCCGCGGAACTTCGCATGTTTTCCAGCTGGCACATGGCTGGCCGCAAAACTCCGGAACTGGCCGGGGACCCGGCTTATGACCGGTTCAGCGGCACGCGGGATGTGATGGACCGGCAGATGCCGACGACCGTGCGCAAGGTGCTGGAGAATTTCACGGCGCTGAAGGGGCTTTGA
- a CDS encoding tetratricopeptide repeat protein has translation MRARLILAASALTLSMTLGACATPATPAAELAAPPEPAPAEAEPSVALSPAARATAVLGSNGRPVGISAYPAPLDAVKAGDMAAFLEMTSGLSQEDRDVSPLFDAFLALDRAADGDTEAARDILRTSGSGEGESGETGFYAFLDAWLLALEGKPDEAIERHRGAAGAMPGLTGDLSLAAMLEALGRPEQALAVYEFMTPAEIEAPEHQFDPKGLLYSHIRTVISRHALLLQRLGRIEEAKAVYQKLADAEPEEAISYAAALESLETGKNLDNEALDVPAAFTQSLADVSRALQEQRIIRTIMMGGRIEGFDDQRSAFDQVALLINPEDEGLRAAVIDQLYESALFEGVAHVALSAPKETASLQIAAGQALIMLGEEARARQAVARALEITDEDDRLQTLYGALQLQTLMNDETGTDAMVEEVIALATNTAELASAHGLAAEINDQFGDLESAAEHAAKARELDDTHDRRMALANALGKVGKVNPALALLRTERLGRPNDPYTLNSLGYFLIEHTDKYEEGFRVLYRARALAERDPYIADSLGWAYYRLGHLKDAQRLIEQSRADLKPHRHWEIESHLGDIYWHQGDKAAAREAWQNSLDNRPPAKVRAELEGKLANGMTTPKPKRQALPNVSISEDEIDRQDI, from the coding sequence ATGCGTGCCAGACTGATCCTCGCCGCCTCCGCCCTGACCCTGTCCATGACGCTCGGTGCCTGTGCGACCCCGGCCACGCCTGCGGCCGAACTGGCGGCCCCGCCGGAACCGGCCCCCGCCGAGGCGGAGCCGTCTGTCGCCCTGTCGCCGGCAGCCCGCGCGACGGCGGTTCTCGGGTCCAATGGGCGACCTGTCGGGATCTCCGCTTATCCGGCCCCGCTGGATGCGGTGAAGGCCGGCGACATGGCAGCCTTCCTGGAGATGACCTCCGGCCTGTCGCAGGAAGACCGGGATGTCAGCCCCCTGTTCGACGCCTTCCTGGCGCTTGATCGCGCCGCCGACGGCGATACCGAAGCCGCCCGCGACATTCTCAGGACCTCCGGCAGCGGCGAGGGCGAATCCGGCGAGACCGGCTTCTACGCCTTTCTCGATGCCTGGCTGCTGGCGCTGGAGGGCAAGCCGGACGAGGCCATCGAGCGCCATCGCGGCGCCGCCGGGGCCATGCCCGGCCTGACCGGGGATCTGTCCCTTGCCGCCATGCTGGAAGCGCTCGGGCGGCCGGAACAGGCTCTGGCCGTCTATGAATTCATGACCCCGGCAGAGATCGAGGCCCCCGAACACCAGTTCGATCCGAAAGGCCTGCTCTACAGCCATATCCGCACCGTGATCTCGCGCCATGCATTGCTGCTGCAGCGCCTCGGCCGGATCGAGGAAGCCAAGGCCGTCTACCAGAAGCTCGCGGATGCCGAGCCGGAAGAGGCGATCAGCTATGCCGCCGCGCTGGAAAGCCTGGAGACCGGCAAGAATCTCGACAATGAGGCGCTGGACGTCCCGGCCGCCTTCACCCAGTCGCTGGCGGACGTGTCCCGCGCCCTTCAGGAACAGCGCATCATCCGCACCATCATGATGGGCGGGCGGATCGAGGGATTTGACGACCAGCGCTCGGCCTTCGACCAGGTCGCGCTGCTGATCAATCCCGAAGACGAGGGGCTGCGCGCCGCGGTCATTGACCAGCTGTATGAAAGCGCACTGTTCGAAGGCGTGGCACATGTTGCGCTGAGCGCCCCGAAGGAGACGGCCTCGCTGCAGATTGCTGCCGGACAGGCGCTGATCATGCTGGGTGAGGAGGCAAGGGCCCGCCAGGCGGTGGCGCGCGCGCTGGAAATCACCGACGAGGATGACCGGCTGCAGACCCTGTACGGGGCGTTGCAATTGCAGACGCTGATGAATGACGAGACCGGCACCGATGCCATGGTCGAGGAAGTCATCGCGCTGGCGACCAATACGGCGGAGCTGGCCTCGGCGCATGGCCTGGCCGCAGAGATCAATGACCAGTTCGGCGACCTGGAGTCGGCTGCCGAGCATGCGGCGAAGGCCCGCGAGCTGGATGACACGCATGACCGCCGCATGGCGCTGGCCAATGCGCTGGGCAAGGTCGGCAAGGTCAATCCGGCCCTGGCCCTGTTGCGGACCGAGCGGCTGGGCCGGCCGAACGATCCCTACACGCTGAACTCGCTCGGCTATTTCCTGATTGAACACACCGACAAGTATGAGGAAGGCTTTCGGGTCCTGTACCGGGCGCGGGCGCTGGCCGAGCGCGACCCCTATATCGCGGACTCGCTCGGCTGGGCCTATTACCGCCTCGGCCATCTCAAGGATGCCCAGCGCCTGATCGAACAGTCGCGCGCCGACCTGAAGCCGCACAGGCATTGGGAAATCGAATCCCATCTCGGCGACATCTACTGGCATCAGGGGGACAAGGCCGCCGCGCGCGAAGCCTGGCAGAATTCGCTCGACAATCGCCCGCCGGCCAAGGTCCGCGCCGAGTTGGAGGGCAAGCTGGCCAATGGCATGACCACGCCGAAGCCCAAGCGTCAGGCCCTGCCGAATGTCTCGATCAGCGAGGACGAGATCGACCGCCAGGATATCTGA
- a CDS encoding TIGR04283 family arsenosugar biosynthesis glycosyltransferase, translating into MAAPLSIIIPTLNAARGLPDCLQALMPGLELGLIREVIVSDGGSDDATPRIAGDTGATLVTGARGRGAQLAAGAGAARGDWLLFLHADTYLSPDWAERAAHHMDTRPGKAAAFTLKYRSDDRAARWLEARANRRARWLGLPYGDQGLLISRKLYDEIGGYADVPLMEDVMIVRTLGKARLCFLSAEARTSAEKYERDGWRKRAWSNAALLTRFLLGASPETLARTYR; encoded by the coding sequence ATGGCTGCACCGCTTTCGATCATCATTCCCACACTGAACGCCGCCCGCGGTCTGCCTGACTGTCTGCAGGCCTTGATGCCGGGGCTGGAGCTGGGCCTGATCCGTGAGGTGATTGTCTCTGACGGCGGCTCGGATGATGCAACGCCGCGCATCGCCGGGGACACGGGTGCAACGCTGGTGACCGGGGCGCGAGGGCGCGGGGCGCAGCTCGCCGCCGGCGCCGGGGCCGCGCGGGGCGATTGGCTGCTGTTCCTGCATGCCGACACGTATCTGTCCCCCGACTGGGCCGAGCGCGCTGCGCACCACATGGACACCCGCCCCGGCAAGGCGGCGGCGTTTACCCTGAAATACCGATCCGATGATCGCGCGGCCCGATGGCTGGAGGCGCGCGCCAATCGCCGTGCCCGCTGGCTGGGCCTGCCCTATGGCGATCAGGGCCTGCTGATCTCGCGCAAGCTGTATGACGAGATTGGTGGTTATGCGGATGTGCCGCTGATGGAAGACGTGATGATCGTGCGCACGCTGGGCAAGGCGCGGCTTTGCTTTCTCAGCGCCGAGGCGCGCACGTCTGCAGAGAAGTATGAGCGCGATGGATGGCGCAAGCGGGCCTGGAGCAATGCGGCCCTGCTGACGCGCTTCCTGCTCGGCGCAAGCCCGGAGACGCTGGCCCGGACCTATCGCTAG